AATCCGACCGCAAGGAGGATCTGATCCTTACCGACCCGGTCACGGCCTACCGTGAGCAGGCCGCGTCGCTGGCCGCCTCTCTGGCCTCGCTGCGAGAGGCCGAGCTCAAGCGCACCGACCGTTTCGAGCCGAACCCGTATTCCAACGCGGCACCGGTCATCGAGGTCAAGGATCTGTGCATCAAATTCCCGCGCCATGGCGACGTGAATGTGGTGGACCACCTGTCCTTCTCCGTGCGCCCCGGCGAGACGATGGGCCTGGTCGGCGAATCCGGCTGCGGCAAGTCGATCACCTCGCTGGCCATCATGGGCCTGCTCGACCCGAAGGCCGAGATCAGCGGCGAGATCCTCTTCGACGGCAAGAATCTTGTGGGCATGAGCCCCAAGGAGCACAATGCCCTGCGCGGCCATGAGATCGCCATGGTCTACCAGGACGCGCTCTCCTCGCTCAATCCCTCCATGCTCATCAAGGCGCAGATGAAGCAGCTCACCAAGCGCGGCGGCACCCGCACCGCCGAGGAGCTGCTCGAACTCGTGGGCCTCGATCCGAAGCGCACGCTGGAATCCTATCCGCACGAGCTGTCGGGCGGCCAGCGTCAGCGTGTGCTCATCGCCATGGCCCTGACCCGCGACCCCAAGCTCGTCATCGCCGACGAGCCGACCACCGCGCTCGACGTGACCGTGCAGAAGCAGGTCATCGACCTGCTCAACGAACTGCGCGAGAAGCTCGGCTTCGCGATGGTGTTCGTCAGCCACGACCTGGCGCTCGTCGCCAAGGTGGCGCACTCGATCACCGTGATGTACGCCGGCCAGGTCGTCGAACAGGGCTCCACCAAGGAGATCCTCACCGATCCCCGTCATGAGTACACCCGCGGCCTGCTCGGCTCGGTCACCTCGATCGAGGCCGGTATGGGACGCCTGCACCAGGTGCCCGGCACGGTGCCCAGCCCGAAGGACTTCCCCAAGGGCGATCGCTTCGCGCCGCGTTCCAGCCATCCGAACGTGGGCCTGAACACCCATCCGGTGATGACGCGGGTGCCCGGAACGTTCCACTACTATGCCGCGTTGCCCGCCGACGCGGATGTGACGCCGCTCGCAACCGCCGAAGGAGGTGTCCGATGAGCGACCATCAAACCCCCATCATCGAGCTCAAAGACGTCGAGGTGGTGTTCACCACCCGCGCCGGGTCGGGACTGTTCCACAAGAACAGGATCACCGCGGTCAATAAGGTGAACCTCAAGCTCATGCCCGGCGAGACCATCGGTATCGTGGGCGAGTCCGGCTGCGGCAAGTCCACCACCGCCAACATCATGTGCGGACTGCAGCAG
Above is a window of Bifidobacterium eulemuris DNA encoding:
- a CDS encoding dipeptide/oligopeptide/nickel ABC transporter permease/ATP-binding protein is translated as MLFGKNKVVDATSKPGVTFNRFSKMTIGSRISFVVIALLVFCAIFASVLAPHDPLEITMSYQAPNGEHWFGTDNLGRDVLSRVLYGARYSLVIGLSSIAFALIVGSLIGALAAVTRTWISELIMRLIDIVMSVPGIALAAVFVSILGQSMIGIIISIGVLYVPQIARIVRANIISEYGKDYVRAVIVSGARAPWILLKHVTRNIAAPVMVFTTLSVADAIVFEASLSFINAGIPEPTPTWGNILSSAKAGVIFGYWWQAMFPGLAIMFTVLCLNILSEGITDAMVAAPSAPIEKDDAQAESDRKEDLILTDPVTAYREQAASLAASLASLREAELKRTDRFEPNPYSNAAPVIEVKDLCIKFPRHGDVNVVDHLSFSVRPGETMGLVGESGCGKSITSLAIMGLLDPKAEISGEILFDGKNLVGMSPKEHNALRGHEIAMVYQDALSSLNPSMLIKAQMKQLTKRGGTRTAEELLELVGLDPKRTLESYPHELSGGQRQRVLIAMALTRDPKLVIADEPTTALDVTVQKQVIDLLNELREKLGFAMVFVSHDLALVAKVAHSITVMYAGQVVEQGSTKEILTDPRHEYTRGLLGSVTSIEAGMGRLHQVPGTVPSPKDFPKGDRFAPRSSHPNVGLNTHPVMTRVPGTFHYYAALPADADVTPLATAEGGVR